The following are encoded in a window of Gammaproteobacteria bacterium genomic DNA:
- a CDS encoding IS6 family transposase, translating to MIDFRGHRFERDIILTSVRWYLAYPLSYRNLEEMLAERGVDVDHSSVYRWVQKFTPQLEAAFRKGQKRPVGTSWRMDETYIKVKGQWKYLYRAVDRDGQTIDFLFTAHRDKKAALRFLKKAIRQHGLPDKVTIDKSGANTAALDALQEETGAAIEIRQNKYLNNLVEQDHRAVKRIVRPMLGFKGFHSARTTLRGIELLHMIKKGQMIMAEGTNLSAAGQFYSLAA from the coding sequence ATGATCGATTTTAGAGGCCACCGCTTTGAACGAGACATCATCCTAACGAGTGTCCGTTGGTACCTCGCCTATCCGTTGAGCTATCGGAACCTGGAAGAGATGCTGGCGGAGCGGGGTGTCGACGTGGATCATTCCAGCGTCTACCGCTGGGTCCAGAAGTTTACGCCGCAGTTGGAAGCGGCTTTCCGCAAAGGACAAAAGCGCCCGGTGGGCACAAGTTGGCGGATGGATGAGACCTACATTAAGGTCAAAGGCCAGTGGAAGTACCTCTACCGCGCGGTTGATCGAGACGGCCAGACGATCGACTTCCTGTTCACGGCGCATCGCGATAAGAAAGCCGCCCTGCGCTTTCTCAAAAAGGCGATACGGCAGCACGGTCTTCCGGACAAAGTCACGATCGATAAGAGTGGCGCTAACACCGCTGCCCTGGATGCACTCCAGGAGGAGACGGGCGCCGCCATTGAGATTCGCCAAAACAAGTACTTAAATAATTTAGTGGAACAAGATCATCGCGCCGTTAAACGGATCGTCCGCCCCATGCTGGGGTTCAAAGGCTTTCATTCTGCTCGGACCACCCTGCGGGGCATCGAACTCCTGCACATGATCAAGAAGGGCCAAATGATCATGGCCGAAGGGACGAATCTCTCCGCCGCAGGACAATTTTATTCACTGGCTGCCTAA
- a CDS encoding IS630 family transposase: protein MNAEWMFDARKIPDEVMNYIRRIAVRAVEEKHYSPELVADFLGIDRTSIYDWLRNYRYEGEEALDTRKAPGAPCVITPAIDRWLKETILNTTPADHGYDTVLWTLEIIVHLLKESFGLWVSDATVRLHLHDLGLSCQKPCYRAINQDKEQVKTFVNEGFEEIKKLAQKLGADIAFEDESWVQGHTRSGRTWGLVGHPPEIKVSDDRGGFHILSMVTATGEFMFEVTTEKLVSAVFIAFLEKTLEGRKRPLIVIADNASYHTSGEVKAFLETHRQQIRLFFLPTHSPELNPDEQVWNEIKNGHLEKEPIKNRADFRARVYSALEKLKAFKERVKSFFRLPDTQYANPEKAPA from the coding sequence ATGAACGCGGAATGGATGTTTGATGCACGTAAAATACCGGATGAAGTGATGAATTACATCCGGCGTATTGCGGTTCGCGCGGTCGAAGAGAAGCATTATAGTCCGGAGCTTGTTGCTGATTTTTTGGGTATCGACCGAACGAGTATTTATGACTGGCTTCGCAACTATCGTTATGAAGGAGAAGAAGCCCTAGATACTCGCAAAGCGCCCGGTGCTCCGTGTGTGATTACTCCGGCTATTGATCGATGGTTAAAAGAAACGATCCTCAATACGACGCCGGCGGATCATGGTTATGATACGGTTTTATGGACTTTAGAGATTATTGTTCATTTATTGAAGGAGTCCTTTGGTCTCTGGGTATCGGATGCCACGGTACGCCTTCATTTGCATGATTTAGGGTTAAGTTGTCAAAAGCCTTGTTATCGAGCGATCAACCAGGATAAGGAGCAAGTTAAAACGTTTGTTAATGAAGGTTTCGAAGAAATTAAGAAGTTGGCTCAAAAACTTGGAGCGGATATTGCGTTTGAGGATGAATCGTGGGTGCAAGGCCATACGCGTTCCGGTCGGACGTGGGGGTTAGTGGGGCATCCTCCGGAAATTAAAGTGAGTGATGACCGGGGTGGGTTTCATATTTTATCGATGGTCACGGCGACCGGGGAGTTCATGTTTGAGGTGACCACTGAAAAATTAGTGAGTGCAGTTTTCATTGCGTTTCTGGAGAAGACATTAGAAGGTCGAAAGCGCCCATTAATTGTGATTGCGGATAACGCATCCTATCATACTTCAGGAGAGGTCAAAGCCTTTCTTGAGACGCATCGGCAACAAATTCGTCTCTTTTTTCTTCCGACGCATTCCCCCGAGTTAAATCCGGATGAACAGGTTTGGAATGAGATCAAAAATGGTCATCTGGAAAAAGAGCCGATTAAAAACCGAGCTGATTTCAGAGCGCGCGTTTATTCTGCTTTGGAAAAGCTAAAAGCATTTAAGGAGAGAGTCAAATCATTTTTTAGGCTCCCTGATACTCAATATGCTAATCCCGAAAAAGCTCCAGCATGA
- a CDS encoding IS630 family transposase — protein sequence MEFIQQLAANASRGDDAQQIVYVDESGFHNNVRNEFGWSPRGEIIFGERKSRPTEKLNLLGGLLNNEIIAPLAYQSYTDTEIFNTWLEKFLIPELPKNCIIVMDNARFHKSEETREIIEDNGHQLLFLPPYSPDLNPIENYWALLKGKLRKIVANFQNLFDALVAVFQTI from the coding sequence ATGGAGTTTATTCAACAATTAGCGGCGAATGCATCCCGGGGAGATGATGCACAACAAATTGTTTATGTAGATGAATCTGGATTTCATAATAATGTAAGAAATGAATTTGGCTGGAGTCCAAGAGGCGAAATTATTTTTGGTGAAAGGAAAAGCAGACCCACTGAAAAACTAAATTTATTGGGTGGACTACTCAACAATGAAATCATTGCGCCACTTGCCTATCAATCTTATACAGATACGGAGATATTTAATACTTGGCTTGAGAAATTCTTAATCCCTGAACTTCCAAAAAATTGTATTATCGTGATGGATAATGCTCGTTTTCACAAATCGGAAGAAACACGAGAAATCATTGAAGACAATGGCCACCAATTGTTGTTTTTGCCTCCTTATTCACCGGATTTAAATCCCATCGAAAACTACTGGGCACTTCTTAAGGGAAAGTTGAGGAAAATTGTTGCAAATTTTCAAAATCTTTTTGATGCGTTAGTTGCGGTTTTCCAAACTATCTAA
- a CDS encoding transposase, with protein MSKPYSEDLRTRVIQSYLNGLSKMDIVTLFKIGMDTLNRWIRQYLQTGDIKPKKRTQFRARKFSDSDLKDYIRNNPSVTIKQIAEHFSVKPSSVQARLKALNITYKKNNFSTKKGMNNKEWSLFNN; from the coding sequence ATGTCCAAGCCGTATAGTGAAGATTTAAGAACAAGAGTGATACAGAGTTACTTGAATGGTCTGTCGAAAATGGATATCGTTACGCTTTTCAAAATAGGGATGGATACTTTGAATCGTTGGATTCGTCAGTATTTGCAAACGGGGGATATTAAACCAAAAAAAAGGACTCAGTTTCGTGCAAGAAAATTCAGTGACTCTGATTTAAAAGATTACATTAGAAACAATCCTTCGGTGACCATCAAACAAATTGCAGAACATTTTTCGGTTAAACCCTCATCGGTTCAAGCAAGATTGAAAGCACTCAATATTACATATAAAAAAAACAATTTCTCTACGAAGAAAGGGATGAACAACAAAGAATGGAGTTTATTCAACAATTAG
- the tnpA gene encoding IS200/IS605 family transposase translates to MSRFRKLSHTIWHCQYHIVWVPKYRYRVLTGHIAEEVSRCIHAFSDYQKVEIVELNIQVDHVHLLVMIPPKLSISNFVGTLKGRTAIRVFNRFCELKRRPYWGNHFWARGYCVDTIGLDVEKIRKYVRYQERKERDAEQRGFDF, encoded by the coding sequence ATGAGTCGATTCAGAAAGTTATCACATACGATCTGGCACTGCCAGTATCATATTGTTTGGGTTCCGAAATACCGGTATCGAGTCCTCACAGGGCACATTGCAGAAGAGGTATCGCGATGTATTCACGCCTTTTCGGACTATCAAAAAGTGGAAATTGTTGAATTAAATATCCAGGTGGATCATGTTCATCTGTTGGTGATGATTCCGCCGAAGTTGTCGATTTCTAACTTTGTGGGAACGCTGAAGGGGCGGACGGCCATTCGGGTCTTCAATCGGTTTTGCGAACTGAAAAGGAGACCCTATTGGGGCAACCACTTTTGGGCGCGCGGCTACTGTGTGGATACGATAGGACTGGATGTCGAGAAGATTCGCAAGTATGTGCGGTATCAAGAGCGTAAGGAAAGAGACGCCGAACAGCGCGGTTTCGATTTCTAA
- a CDS encoding phosphoserine transaminase, which produces MNQYNFSAGPGALPESVLDAAQAAVREIPEVGLSILGISHRSDWFRQVVDETEDNIRQLLKIPKDYHVLFLQGGSSLQFSMIPMTLLRGRQYPAEYLRTGYWSSKSIPEACREGCVNVLWDGEPQGFTRLPHDEELSFGKDASYFHYVSNETVEGLQFHRILGQDDVPRICDMSSDFLSRPIDLKRFALIYAHAQKNLGPAGVTVVILRDDVLQLAPDDLHTILDYRPHVLKRSIYNTPPVFAIYVALLVTRWLQDEIGGLTVMEVINTAKATLLYQLLDESDGFYQQRASIEDRSMMNVVFNLPTRALEDRFLETAAHAGFSGLSGHRTIGGVRASLYNAVTMDAVEALCNFMSDFQRREMSVGRVLN; this is translated from the coding sequence ATGAATCAATATAATTTCTCTGCGGGCCCTGGCGCGCTGCCGGAATCGGTGCTCGATGCCGCTCAAGCAGCGGTACGCGAAATCCCGGAAGTAGGACTCTCTATCCTGGGTATCAGTCATCGCTCGGATTGGTTTCGACAAGTCGTTGATGAAACTGAGGATAACATCCGACAGCTCCTGAAAATTCCCAAGGATTACCATGTGCTATTTCTGCAGGGTGGCAGTAGTTTACAGTTTTCCATGATTCCCATGACCCTACTACGCGGTCGGCAATACCCAGCCGAGTATCTGAGAACGGGTTATTGGAGCAGCAAATCTATTCCAGAAGCGTGTCGGGAAGGTTGTGTCAATGTGCTTTGGGATGGAGAGCCACAGGGTTTTACACGCCTCCCACACGACGAAGAACTCTCCTTTGGCAAGGATGCCAGTTATTTCCACTACGTTTCGAATGAAACGGTGGAGGGGTTGCAATTTCACCGTATTCTGGGGCAGGACGATGTGCCGCGAATTTGTGATATGTCCTCGGATTTCCTATCTCGTCCTATTGACCTCAAACGCTTCGCGCTCATCTATGCTCATGCGCAGAAAAATCTGGGGCCAGCAGGAGTCACTGTGGTGATATTGCGCGATGATGTGCTTCAGCTTGCGCCGGACGACCTGCATACCATCCTGGATTATCGTCCGCATGTGCTCAAACGATCGATCTATAACACGCCGCCGGTGTTTGCTATCTATGTAGCCCTTTTAGTGACTCGCTGGCTGCAAGACGAAATCGGCGGCTTGACCGTAATGGAGGTGATCAATACCGCTAAAGCGACTCTGCTTTATCAGCTCCTTGATGAAAGCGATGGTTTCTATCAACAGCGAGCCTCCATCGAGGATCGGTCAATGATGAATGTGGTATTCAATCTGCCGACCCGTGCATTGGAAGACCGTTTTTTAGAGACGGCGGCGCACGCAGGATTTTCTGGATTGAGTGGACATCGCACGATCGGTGGGGTGCGGGCTTCGCTCTATAACGCCGTGACGATGGATGCAGTGGAGGCGCTCTGCAACTTCATGAGCGACTTCCAACGCCGCGAGATGTCCGTAGGGCGTGTCCTCAATTAG